A DNA window from Daucus carota subsp. sativus chromosome 3, DH1 v3.0, whole genome shotgun sequence contains the following coding sequences:
- the LOC108213609 gene encoding receptor-like protein 33, with the protein MSKKFKLQPFCVGSTNEQYQGKDSINLFNFRELRSLNLHGNKLEGTIPLSFSGFDHLEVLDLGSNQINDMFPQCLEALPNLQVLVFKSNKFHGSIKSNSTTDHPFPSLRIIDLSYNEFSGLLPKKYIKDFNGMMNANANNGELRYIGDSFYRDSISVVIKGVEFDVVRILTKFTAIDWSRNKFEGEIPISIGNLVSLRFLNLSHNHLTGNTPSLIGNLSMLEALDLSSNQLEGQIPQQLTSMNYLASLNLSHNRLTGRIPDGAQFNTFENDSYAGNLGLRGRPLSKKCEREYIETQDDGDEDGDDYFFSGFTWKAVVIGYGGGVVVGFVVGYIMFMAGEPKWFAGIVARILGRKVKRMEISNFF; encoded by the coding sequence ATCTACGAATGAACAGTATCAAGGGAAGGATTCCATCAACTTATTCAATTTTCGTGAGCTCAGAAGCTTAAATTTGCATGGCAATAAATTGGAAGGAACTATTCCCCTTTCTTTTTCTGGATTTGATCACTTGGAAGTTCTTGATCTTGGAAGTAATCAGATAAACGACATGTTTCCACAGTGTCTAGAAGCTCTTCCAAATCTCCAAGTTCTAGttttcaaatcaaataaatttcatGGTTCCATAAAAAGCAATTCTACGACAGACCACCCATTCCCTAGCTTGAGAATCATTGACCTATCTTACAATGAATTTTCAGGTCTTCtgccaaaaaaatatatcaaagacTTCAATGGTATGATGAATGCTAATGCCAACAATGGGGAGTTGAGGTATATTGGAGATTCTTTTTACAGAGATTCCATATCTGTAGTAATCAAAGGGGTGGAGTTTGATGTTGTAAGGATTCTAACAAAATTCACAGCCATTGATTGGTCGCGAAACAAATTTGAAGGGGAGATTCCAATAAGCATTGGCAACTTGGTGTCACTGAGATTTCTGAATTTATCACACAATCACCTCACAGGCAACACACCTTCCTTGATTGGAAATTTATCAATGCTAGAGGCATTAGACCTCTCATCCAACCAACTTGAAGGGCAAATCCCTCAACAACTTACAAGTATGAATTATCTTGCGAGTTTAAACCTTTCTCATAATAGACTTACCGGACGTATTCCAGATGGTGCTCAGTTCAATACATTTGAAAATGATAGCTATGCTGGGAATTTGGGGCTACGTGGACGTCCATTGTCCAAGAAGTGCGAGAGAGAGTATATTGAGACGCAAGATGATGGCGATGAGGATGGTGATGATTACTTTTTTAGTGGTTTTACTTGGAAAGCTGTGGTCATCGGATATGGAGGAGGAGTGGTGGTGGGATTTGTGGTAGGATACATCATGTTCATGGCAGGAGAACCAAAATGGTTTGCGGGAATTGTTGCCAGAATATTGGGCCGCAAGGTCAAAAGGATGGAGATCAGTAACTTCTTTTAG
- the LOC108212763 gene encoding receptor-like protein 35: MWKCKWLSLCMIFLFLQYHHVAVSSSSNATTRHLSPKVQQLALYQFKLSFTLNTSAVGCYLPWHVTIALPTTASWSMSSDCCTWEGVTCDQMTRDVIELDLSCSQLVGSIPPNSTLFQLSHLQSLNLDHNYLYGVLPEETFHLPNLKQLSVQMNSNLSVILPKVKWGSSVSLEMLSVSYIKSLTSSEAIPDSLGYLKSLTTLSISDCNLSGPIPRSISNLTQLTELHLNNNHFSGQIPDYLSDLQNLTYLSLYDNDLRGQFPSWLCNLRQLETLILPGNLLSGPLPSNITALCFPNLVSLDLAHNLLNGTVPNWLFHHPSLTDLNIGDNEFTGQLNEFPSSKSPLESFYCFNNLLSGTIPLSFSAHVNLRSLDFSYNNFSGVLDIEMFSPIKYLYNLDLSQNSLSVRIKSTTMLSPNLETLGLSSCNITKFPPLRSLENLNNLDLSDNQIDGEIPQWLGLREMYYLNLSQNSLIGGIENLPWNSLNHLDLQSNMLNGTLPTLMCNSSYLSIINLSHNNLSGVLPTCSSLNYTLSVFDLRMNAIRGSLPSSLSNFRELKSLNLYGNKLEGTIPLSFAKLEYLEVLDLGSNQISGTFPQQLEVLQNLQILVLKSNKFHGIISNISTIEHPFPNLRIIDISDNDFFGPLPANYIKNFKGMMDSSANEMERRYMGGPYYSDTVIMVIKGVKFELVRILTVFTIVDLSRNKFEGEIPEYIGNLKSLRYLNLSHNHVSGHIPSTLGKLSMLESLDLSSNRLVGNIPEQLTGLFSLSVLNLSQNDLSGHIPKGYQFNTFENDSYAGNLELCGHPLSKKCEKEIIETQEEEEEEEDDDEYFFSGFTWKAVVIGYGGGVVVGFVVGYMMFIIAGEPKWFTRTVARELRYKVKRIEVR, from the coding sequence ATGTGGAAATGCAAGTGGTTATCTTTATGCATGATCTTCTTGTTTCTGCAATATCATCATGTAGCTGTTTCATCATCTTCTAATGCAACTACTAGACATTTGAGTCCTAAAGTGCAACAGCTTGCACTGTATCAGTTTAAGCTGAGTTTTACGTTAAATACTTCAGCGGTGGGATGTTATCTTCCATGGCATGTTACTATTGCGCTTCCAACGACTGCAAGTTGGAGCATGAGTTCTGATTGCTGCACGTGGGAAGGGGTGACCTGTGACCAGATGACTAGGGATGTGATCGAACTGGACCTGAGTTGCAGCCAACTTGTAGGATCCATTCCTCCAAACAGCACCCTCTTCCAGCTTTCTCATCTCCAGTCCCTCAACTTAGATCACAATTATTTGTATGGAGTATTGCCTGAAGAAACTTTTCACCTGCCTAACTTAAAACAGTTGAGTGTACAAATGAACTCCAATCTCAGTGTTATTTTACCAAAAGTTAAGTGGGGAAGTAGTGTTAGTCTCGAGATGCTTTCAGTAAGCTACATCAAGTCCTTAACCTCATCTGAAGCAATACCTGATTCATTAGGCTACCTCAAGTCCTTAACCACTTTGTCAATATCAGACTGCAATCTGTCTGGGCCAATTCCCAGATCGATCAGCAACCTTACTCAACTTACAGAGTTGCACCtgaataataatcattttaGTGGCCAAATTCCTGATTATTTATctgatcttcaaaatctcacATACTTATCCCTTTATGATAATGATTTAAGGGGTCAGTTTCCCTCCTGGCTTTGCAACCTTAGACAACTCGAAACTTTGATTCTCCCTGGGAATTTACTATCCGGGCCTCTGCCCTCCAACATAACTGCTCTCTGCTTTCCAAACCTAGTTTCTCTTGATCTGGCACATAACTTGCTTAACGGGACAGTACCAAACTGGCTATTCCATCACCCTTCATTGACAGACTTAAATATAGGTGATAATGAGTTCACAGGTCAGCTGAATGAGTTCCCTTCGTCTAAGTCTCCCTTGGAGTCTTTTTACTGTTTCAACAATTTACTAAGCGGAACCATTCCTCTATCGTTTTCTGCTCATGTGAACCTCAGGTCTCTAGACTTTTCCTACAACAATTTCAGTGGTGTCCTggatattgaaatgttttcacCCATAAAATACCTCTACAACCTTGATCTTTCTCAGAATAGTCTATCAGTGAGAATCAAAAGCACAACCATGCTTTCTCCAAATCTTGAAACTTTGGGTTTGTCATCGTGCAACATCACGAAGTTTCCACCTCTAAGATCTTTAGAAAACCTTAATAACCTGGACTTGTCAGACAACCAAATTGATGGGGAAATACCTCAATGGCTTGGGTTGAGAGAAATGTACTACTTGAACCTTTCTCAAAACAGCTTAATAGGTGGTATTGAGAATCTTCCCTGGAACAGCCTAAATCATCTTGATCTCCAGTCTAATATGCTCAATGGAACATTACCCACTTTAATGTGCAATTCTAGCTATCTTTCCATCATCAATCTGTCTCATAACAATTTGAGCGGTGTACTCCCCACATGTTCAAGTTTGAACTACACTCTTTCAGTGTTCGATCTACGAATGAATGCTATCAGAGGAAGTCTTCCATCCAGTTTATCAAATTTTCGTGAACTAAAAAGTTTAAATTTGTATGGCAACAAATTGGAAGGAACCATTCCTCTTTCTTTTGCAAAGCTCGAGTACTTGGAAGTTCTTGATCTTGGAAGTAATCAAATAAGCGGTACCTTCCCCCAGCAGTTGGAAGTTCTTCAAAATCTCCAGATTCTTgtcttaaaatcaaataaattccaTGGTATCATAAGCAACATTTCTACAATAGAACACCCATTCCCTAACTTGAGAATCATTGACATCTCTGACAATGATTTTTTCGGTCCTCTGCCAgcaaattatatcaaaaatttcAAGGGTATGATGGATAGTTCTGCTAATGAAATGGAAAGGAGGTACATGGGGGGCCCCTATTATAGTGATACAGTGATCATGGTCATAAAAGGGGTAAAATTTGAACTTGTTAGGATTCTAACTGTATTCACGATCGTTGATCTATCAAGAAACAAGTTTGAAGGGGAAATTCCAGAATACATTGGAAATTTGAAGTCACTCCGATATCTCAATTTATCTCATAATCATGTCTCTGGCCATATACCATCTACACTTGGGAAATTGTCAATGCTAGAGTCACTAGACCTCTCTTCCAACAGACTAGTGGGAAATATTCCAGAGCAACTCACAGGTTTATTCTCTCTTTCGGTTTTAAATCTCTCTCAGAATGATCTTAGTGGTCACATTCCAAAAGGATATCAGTTCAATACATTTGAAAATGATAGCTATGCTGGAAACTTGGAGCTCTGTGGACATCCGTTATCTAAAAAGTGTGAGAAAGAGATTATTGAgacacaagaagaagaagaagaagaagaagacgaTGATGAGTACTTTTTTAGTGGTTTTACTTGGAAAGCTGTGGTGATAGGATATGGCGGAGGAGTGGTGGTGGGATTTGTGGTAGGATACATGATGTTCATCATTGCAGGAGAACCAAAATGGTTTACACGAACTGTTGCCAGAGAATTGCGCTACAAGGTCAAAAGGATTGAAGTTAGATAA
- the LOC108213445 gene encoding receptor-like protein 35: MRKCLGLLLIMIALFMKDLPVVVSLSHNMQKLALFQIKLSLATNSTASAFCDKNLLIPSYSKMMNWSMSSDCCTWDGVTCNERTGDVIGLDMRCSQLVGPIFPNSSLFQLSHLQSLNLDFNDLHGVLPEGIFHLPNLKELSLRYNLNLTVSLPKTKWGCSGSLQTLFIEQTSLSGEIPDSIRYLKSLTTLELLDGNFSGTISRSIGNLTQLTSLFFANNYFSGAIPDSLGNLQNLTQLTISGSKLIGQIPSLVANLKQLETLYLSDNLLTDEFPSWVANLKQLKTLYLSDNLLTGLLP; the protein is encoded by the coding sequence ATGAGGAAATGCTTGGGGCTACTTTTGATCATGATAGCCTTGTTCATGAAAGATCTTCCTGTAGTTGTTTCATTATCTCATAACATGCAAAAACTTGCGCTATTTCAGATCAAGCTTAGCTTGGCAACAAATAGTACTGCTTCTGCATTTTGTGATAAAAATTTACTTATTCCCTCGTATTCAAAGATGATGAACTGGAGCATGAGTTCTGATTGCTGCACGTGGGATGGAGTTACTTGTAACGAGAGGACTGGGGATGTGATTGGACTGGACATGCGTTGTAGCCAACTTGTCGGACCAATTTTTCCAAACAGCAGCCTCTTCCAACTTTCTCATCTCCAATCCCTCAACCTCGATTTCAATGATTTACATGGAGTATTACCTGAAGGTATTTTCCACCTACCTAATTTGAAAGAGTTAAGTTTAAGGTATAACTTAAATCTCACTGTAAGTTTACCGAAAACTAAATGGGGATGCAGTGGGAGTCTCCAGACACTTTTCATTGAACAAACATCCTTATCTGGAGAAATACCAGATTCAATAAGATATCTCAAGTCCTTGACCACTTTGGAACTCTTGGATGGCAACTTCTCTGGAACAATTTCAAGATCCATCGGGAACCTTACTCAGCTTACCTCATTGTTCTTTGCTAACAATTATTTCAGTGGTGCGATTCCTGATTCATTAGGTAATCTACAAAACCTAACACAGCTAACTATTAGTGGTAGCAAATTGATTGGTCAGATTCCCTCTTTGGTTGCCAATCTTAAGCAACTGGAAACATTATATCTGTCAGATAATTTACTAACTGATGAGTTCCCCTCTTGGGTTGCCAATCTTAAGCAACTGAAAACTTTGTATCTGTCAGATAATTTACTAACCGGACTACTGCCCTAA
- the LOC108213444 gene encoding receptor-like protein 32 — MTTLLPRITTLSLSSCKIKEFPEFVRIENLQYLDLSNNQIGGEIPHWNGSEGIYSLFHLNLSYNSLTGGIWHLPWNELLYLDLQYNMLNGSLPASICNQTSLDILNLSHNNFTGELPACTRSLDYSLSVFDLRMNSIRGSLPSTLSNFRKLRSLNLQGNTLEGTIPLSFAEFEYLEVLDLGSNRINDTFPQCLEALPNLQVLVLKSNKFHGSIENNAKIDSPFPALRIIDLSYNDFSGLLPAKYIKNFNAMMHVDANNATLDYMGDLLYKDSISAVIKGVEFEIVRILTVLTTIDFSRNKFEGEIPEYIGNLVSLRYLNLSNNQLAGDIPSSIGNLSMLESLDLSSNQLVGEIPEQLTGVYSLSRLNLSQNQLTGHIPKGFQFNTFGDDSYAGNLGLCGNPLSKKCERERLLRRNKQKKLEKTRMITFSMVLVGKLW, encoded by the coding sequence ATGACCACACTTCTTCCTAGAATTACGACTCTGAGTCTATCATCTTGCAAGATCAAGGAGTTCCCTGAATTTGTCAGAATTGAGAACCTCCAATATCTAGACCTATCAAACAACCAAATTGGCGGAGAAATACCTCATTGGAATGGTTCGGAAGGGATATACTCATTGTTCCATCTGAACCTTTCTTACAACAGTCTTACAGGTGGTATCTGGCATCTTCCCTGGAATGAACTCTTGTATCTGGATCTCCAGTATAATATGCTCAATGGATCATTGCCTGCCTCAATTTGCAACCAGACCTCTCTTGACATTCTCAATTTGTCTCATAACAATTTTACTGGCGAACTTCCTGCTTGTACAAGAAGTTTAGACTACAGTCTTTCAGTGTTTGATTTACGGATGAATAGTATCAGGGGAAGTCTTCCATCAACTTTATCAAATTTCCGCAAACTAAGAAGTTTGAATTTGCAGGGCAATACACTGGAAGGCACAATCCCTCTTTCTTTTGCTGAATTTGAATACTTGGAAGTTCTTGATCTTGGAAGCAATCGTATCAATGATACGTTTCCACAGTGTCTTGAAGCTCTTCCAAATCTTCAAGTCCTTGTAttgaaatcaaataaatttcatGGTTCCATAGAAAACAATGCTAAGATAGACAGCCCCTTCCCTGCCTTGAGAATTATTGACCTTTCATACAATGATTTTTCAGGTCTTCTGCCagcaaaatatatcaaaaacttTAATGCTATGATGCATGTTGATGCCAACAATGCAACATTGGATTATATGGGAGATCTATTGTACAAAGATTCTATATCTGCAGTAATCAAAGGGGTGGAGTTTGAGATTGTAAGAATTTTAACAGTACTAACAACCATTGATTTCTCACGGAACAAATTTGAGGGGGAGATTCCTGAATACATTGGAAATTTGGTGTCACTGAGGTATCTTAATCTATCCAACAATCAACTTGCAGGAGACATACCATCCTCGATTGGAAATTTGTCAATGCTTGAATCATTAGATCTCTCATCCAACCAGCTTGTGGGGGAAATTCCTGAACAACTCACTGGTGTTTATTCTCTTTCGCGTCTAAACCTCTCTCAAAATCAACTCACCGGACATATTCCAAAAGGATTTCAGTTCAATACATTTGGAGATGATAGCTATGCTGGAAACTTGGGGCTTTGTGGAAATCCATTATCCAAAAAgtgcgagagagagagactgcTGAGACGCAACAAGCAGAAGAAATTGGAGAAGACGAGGATGATTACTTTTTCAATGGTTTTAGTTGGGAAGCTGTGGTGA
- the LOC108211713 gene encoding probable protein ABIL1, which translates to MVEPKLLENPKVEAETPVEIELEVKTKPEVGLEAEDEAEAKTKAEAEAEADELTCFDKSLQELKDLRSQLYNAADYCQATFKNATHKQMVINNTKQYLCHAIVTVVDHLGSVSANLNQQVSAADFVSETEIRMVNLKQKLSTCQQYTQKLALHKVSWRAEFPQYHPRYIMQPMPILRRSNAMLREPSDVDNGKARIIKKERDTKTEGSLVSFKYKPLLFDSSNLSKLSGFSKPGLLAENGLVIQPKSQHQLSQFQEKRKIKHRVLNWKPKEMNDLVSLIKWKRMT; encoded by the exons ATGGTGGAACCAAAGTTGTTAGAAAATCCAAAAGTTGAGGCAGAAACACCTGTTGAGATAGAATTGGAAGTGAAAACAAAACCAGAGGTGGGACTTGAAGCTGAAGATGAAGCAGAAGCTAAAACGAAAGCTGAAGCAGAAGCAGAAGCGGATGAACTAACGTGCTTTGACAAATCTCTTCAA GAACTCAAGGACTTGCGTTCTCAGCTATATAATGCTGCTGATTATTGCCAAGCAACTTTCAAGAATGCAACACATAAGCAGAT GGTGATAAACAATACCAAACAGTACTTATGTCACGCTATAGTCACAGTTGTTGATCATCTTGGTAGCGTCTCAGCTAATCTCAACCAGCAGGTTTCAGCAGCAGATTTCGTTTCTGAAACAGAAATCAGAATGGTCAACTTGAAACAA AAACTTTCCACTTGTCAACAATATACTCAAAAGCTAGCTTTGCATAAAGTAAGCTGGCGTGCAGAATTTCCACAGTATCATCCCCGGTACATAATGCAGC CTATGCCTATTCTTCGACGATCAAATGCAATGTTGAG GGAGCCAAGTGATGTGGATAATGGCAAGGCCAGAATAATCAAGAAAGAGCGCGACACAAAGACAGAAGGATCATTGGTCTCGTTCAAATATAAACCACTTCTCTTTGATTCTTCAAATCTTTCAAAATTAAGTGGCTTTTCGAAACCAG GGTTACTGGCTGAAAATGGCCTAGTCATTCAGCCAAAATCTCAACATCAATTATCTCAGTTTCAG GAGAAACGGAAGATCAAGCACAGAGTACTAAATTGGAAGCCCAAGGAAATGAATGACCTTGTGTCCCTCATTAAGTGGAAAAGGATGACATAA
- the LOC108210824 gene encoding uncharacterized protein LOC108210824 — MPPENLRSIAYRSFVTCDDPKGVVNCGIRRHKSSKKLEEKLEQPKMLKKVNSTLRYEEKKEVVSKGGMEESHRSSSFQLMEVSRGAQKLNQVIDSWSRRASFDGGSKDYAKDLLLGALDLQDSLAMLGELQEASQYRTNLKKKEKEKPCVSKVDEVGIARTSSDRYGNPKYQNPRPSGDGSSRDCYDELREVIRDSLARQNLLPTQSSRESARQNLSTPQSFRENAYFDRKKMNSYGDIPSTSSSSISSMTYSHDFASSVSTSSSKIPEGKPRTSNLVAKLMGLEDISSKPLQPALQKHLQRESVLSQTPIFDVDMNKERKPQFVGQKMDRSMTLEEIIDNMQFQGLLKHNQHQAYHQNTSFKERRVSYDASPIVLIKPTYPGVEVKKHSPHRFIPDEAALNSEIKQRFWKTEEEITSKIKEYPRRPSNSNESRRKLHSGDSVVKKLSPEKGAKTSRNVLAKPRDVEVISEKKVSSNKINASVPISPSPPKEIVVKKIDKIRKATSKKKLPEIEDVISKSVPESHGHDSVPTMKLRKSETGSSNLSKNSGTQRKGSGLNSPIKHTKSTSSCGDSVQKRTVKNSKPVKEPVTANRSIPVPSIVHNDDNNMAHIKEKLSSKMVDSEPDVQLVLEEEMDDSEIPKKENCDSNLDKFCEDSAHPTTLLCEDSAHPTLLENGTDSAHPTQLINGTIRHDEAPEQSKHDSKESDVFQPETTKATPETLQLVEEPSENFDASQQIVSSTLTGVYDSAPLDSKLLVDYASELLEIKNHKLLMNPFLNLANDSRLCMSNNNLLEEARIGMENLRSYGQPGLNSAPASDIVFSVLERDLRCKGVAADGPWNLGWREGFTNNQVEQIVSDLEKLVFRELIDEVLADSVV; from the exons ATGCCACCAGAGAATTTGAGATCAATTGCATACAGATCATTTGTCACTTGCGATGATCCCAAAGGAGTTGTGAATTGCGGGATTAGAAGGCACAAGAGTTCTAAAAAATTGGAGGAGAAGCTTGAGCAACCAAAAATGCTGAAGAAGGTAAATTCTACATTGCGCTATGAAGAGAAGAAAGAGGTGGTTTCTAAAGGGGGAATGGAAGAGTCACATCGTTCATCGTCCTTTCAGTTAATGGAGGTATCCAGGGGAGCTCAAAAGCTGAACCAAGTTATAGATTCGTGGTCTAGGCGTGCAAGCTTTGATGGGGGGTCTAAAGATTATGCAAAAGACTTGTTGTTGGGTGCTCTTGATCTGCAAGATTCTCTAGCCATGCTTGGTGAATTGCAAGAAGCTTCACAGTATAGGACAAATTTGAAGAAAAAGGAGAAGGAAAAGCCTTGTGTAAGTAAAGTTGATGAAGTGGGAATTGCAAGAACTAGTTCTGACAGATATGGAAATCCAAAGTATCAAAATCCAAGACCTTCTGGCGATGGGTCTTCGAGGGATTGTTACGATGAGCTCCGGGAAGTTATCAGGGACAGCCTTGCTAGACAAAATTTGTTGCCAACTCAGTCATCCAGAGAGAGTGCTAGACAGAATTTGTCGACACCTCAGTCTTTTAGAGAGAATGCTTATTTTGACAGAAAGAAAATGAACTCATATGGCGATATACCCTCTACTAGTTCATCAAGCATATCTTCAATGACTTACTCTCATGATTTTGCTTCTTCTGTAAGTACTAGTTCATCGAAGATTCCAGAGGGGAAGCCAAGGACCTCAAATTTGGTTGCAAAGCTTATGGGTTTGGAAGATATTTCATCAAAACCTTTACAGCCTGCCTTGCAAAAGCATTTGCAGAGAGAAAGTGTTTTGAGTCAGACACCTATCTTTGATGTTGATATGAATAAGGAAAGGAAACCTCAGTTTGTTGGTCAAAAGATGGACAGGTCTATGACACTGGAAGAAATCATCGATAATATGCAGTTCCAAGGACTTCTAAAACACAATCAGCATCAGGCATATCATCAAAACACTTCCTTTAAAGAAAGAAGAGTAAGCTATGATGCCTCGCCTATTGTGTTAATTAAACCTACATATCCAGGTGTAGAAGTCAAAAAGCACTCTCCACATAGATTCATCCCTGATGAAGCAGCTTTGAACTCTGAGATAAAGCAGAGATTCTGGAAAACAGAAGAGGAGATTACCTCTAAAATTAAGGAGTATCCTAGAAGGCCTTCGAACTCTAATGAATCACGCAGAAAGTTGCACTCGGGAGATTCTGTAGTAAAAAAGTTGTCCCCAGAAAAAGGAGCTAAGACAAGTAGAAATGTACTAGCAAAGCCACGAGATGTAGAAGTCATTAGCGAGAAAAAAGTGTCTTCAAATAAGATAAATGCATCTGTGCCTATCAGTCCTTCACCGCCAAAGGAGATAGTTGTGAAGAAAATTGACAAGATCCGTAAGGCTACAAGtaaaaagaaactgcccgagATTGAAGATGTGATATCTAAAAGTGTTCCTGAAAGTCATGGGCATGACAGTGTTCCTACTATGAAACTAAGAAAGTCTGAAACTGGATCTAGCAATTTGAGCAAAAATTCTGGTACTCAGAGGAAAGGATCAGGTCTCAATTCCCCAATAAAGCACACAAAATCAACATCGTCTTGTGGTGATAGTGTTCAGAAAAGGACTGTGAAGAACAGTAAGCCAGTAAAGGAGCCAGTAACTGCTAACAGAAGTATTCCT GTTCCAAGCATAGTACACAATGATGACAATAATATGGCTCACATAAAAGAGAAGTTGAGTTCAAAGATGGTAGACAGTGAACCAGATGTGCAACTTGTTCTTGAAGAAGAGATGGATGATTCTGAAATTCCTAAAAAAG AAAACTGTGATAGCAACCTCGATAAATTTTGTGAAGACTCAGCGCATCCCACCACACTGCTTTGTGAAGATTCGGCGCATCCCACCCTCCTTGAAAATGGCACAGATTCAGCGCATCCCACCCAGCTTATAAATGGCACAATACGTCATGACGAGGCACCGGAACAGAGCAAGCATGACTCGAAGGAAAGCGATGTTTTCCAACCAGAAACCACTAAAGCAACTCCAGAAACTCTCCAACTGGTAGAGGAGCCCTCTGAGAATTTTGATGCATCTCAACAAATAGTCTCATCAACATTGACCGGCGTATATGATAGTGCACCACTAGATTCCAAACTCTTAGTGGACTATGCAAGTGAACTACTGGAGATCAAAAACCACAAACTACTCATGAACCCATTTctaaatctagccaatgattCAAGACTCTGCATGTCAAACAATAACCTATTGGAGGAAGCTCGTATCGGGATGGAGAACCTAAGGAGCTACGGTCAACCTGGGTTAAACAGTGCTCCTGCTTCAGATATCGTATTTTCGGTGCTTGAAAGAGATTTGCGGTGCAAGGGAGTTGCTGCTGACGGGCCATGGAACTTGGGTTGGAGGGAGGGGTTTACTAACAACCAAGTTGAGCAAATAGTTAGTGACTTGGAAAAGCTAGTATTTAGGGAGTTGATTGATGAGGTTCTTGCAGATTCTGTTGTCTAA
- the LOC108210379 gene encoding protein LIKE COV 1 has product MCDAYTTMTRVERDRELLIPGAGDSSTSGDDDASVSPKPSSSSSASSSHSSGRETFYKVVRSWASKKFMTGCVILMPIAITFYITWWFIHFVDGFFSPIYAHLGIDIFGLGFITSITFIFLVGVFMSSWLGASVLSLGEWFIKRMPFVRHIYSASKQISSAISPDQNSQAFKEVAIIRHPRIGEYAFGFITSSFVLQSYSGEEELLCVYVPTNHLYIGDIFMVNANDVIRPNLSVREGIEIVVSGGMSMPQTLATLDLRTVHVDRGRSDRT; this is encoded by the exons ATGTGTGATGCTTATACTACGATGACGAGAGTAGAGAGAGATCGAGAACTTTTGATACCAGGCGCCGGCGATTCATCTACTTCCGGCGACGATGACGCCAGCGTCTCTCCCAagccttcttcttcctcttccgcTTCGTCCTCTCACTCCTCCGGCCGcgag ACATTTTATAAAGTTGTTAGGAGCTGGGCTTCAAAAAAGTTCATGACTGGATG TGTTATCTTGATGCCCATAGCAATTACCTTCTATATAACATGGTGGTTTATACACTTTGTTGATGGTTTCTTCTCTCCTATCTATGCACATCTAGGAATTGATATTTTTG GTCTTGGCTTCATAACTTCCATCACGTTTATATTCTTGGTTGGGGTTTTTATGTCATCATGGTTAGGGGCATCTGTATTGAGCCTTGGGGAATGGTTTATCAAGCGAATGCCATTTGTTCGTCACATTTACAGTGCTTCGAAGCAGATTAGTTCAGCCATATCACCAG ATCAAAACTCACAAGCCTTCAAGGAAGTTGCCATTATACGGCATCCTCGTATTGGTGAATATGCATTTGGCTTCATCACTTCATCATTCGTTCTCCAG AGTTACTCGGGGGAGGAGGAACTGCTTTGCGTATACGTGCCTACCAACCACCTTTATATCGGTGATATATTCATGGTCAATGCCAACGATGTCATAAGACCAAACCTGTCAGTAAGAGAAGGAATTG AAATTGTAGTATCTGGAGGGATGTCAATGCCACAGACTCTAGCAACACTGGATTTGAGGACAGTTCATGTGGATAGAGGTAGAAGTGATAGAACCTGA